The following coding sequences are from one Triticum aestivum cultivar Chinese Spring chromosome 5A, IWGSC CS RefSeq v2.1, whole genome shotgun sequence window:
- the LOC123101366 gene encoding uncharacterized protein, producing the protein MQPIHLSSLATSPTGTEQPTSILSHLHADLILSHNQRCFPFIFFSFVRLHSGNKSPYSSPHQPLHSYGKILAFRSARGADGVVPLPDKPSLVVAGRAARGCRSVHVITALKLILVADESSPASYAGPSPVPRCPPKLPMSHMRHHRRPPPTSPAPKESLFLKNIPPTPSLAMVSWLSPERQTLLPVRWIPDFQTKRGTEVTETTSKKKEVAEILQLFPFLHASGGQIIKHHVLPDYIPHVQRFESICVTSSLKVHKISVV; encoded by the exons atgcagcctatccacctcagcAGCCTTGCCACATCA CCCACTGGAACAGAACAGCCCACATCCATCCTATCCCACCTCCACGCAGATCTCATCCTCTCCCACAACCAACGTTGTTTCCCCTttatcttcttctcctttgtacggCTCCACTCAGGAAACAAATCACCATATTCATCTCCGCATCAGCCGTTGCACAGCTACGGGAAGATCCTCGCCTTCAGAAGCGCCAGGGGTGCTGATGGCGTCGTAccactgccggacaagccttcgtTGGTCGTCGCCGGCAGAGCCGCACGCGGTTGCCGATCGGTCCACGTGATCACCGCCCTTAAATTGATTCTTGTTGCAGATGAATCGAGCCCCGCAAGCTACGCTGGACCAAGCCCCGTGCCCCGATGTCCACCAAAGCTCCCGATGAGTCACATGCGCCACCATCGGCGTCCTCCTCCAACATCGCCTGCACCAAAG GAAAGCCTTTTTCTGAAGAACATCCCTCCTACTCCTTCCTTGGCCATGGTCTCATGGTTGTCACCGGAGAGACAGACGCTGCTGCCGGTGCGGTGGATTCCTGACTTCCAG ACAAAAAGGGGAACTGAAGTCACTGAAACCACTAGCAAGAAAAAAGAAGTTGCTGAAATTTTGCAACTATTTCCGTTTCTTCATGCTTCCGGTGGACAGATTATAAAACATCATGTGCTACCTG ATTACATCCCACACGTGCAACGGTTTGAAAGTATAT GTGTCACAAGCTCACTTAAAGTTCACAAAATTTCGGTTGTCTGA
- the LOC123107097 gene encoding E3 ubiquitin-protein ligase RNF144A-like: protein MGSKAAPPPLAEHHSSPVMAASATTDGPPFPIYISSDEDEDVAVLGSSSSPEEIQIQQAILLSIGLSLDTTGIPSSSASLSGTDVAMRKGKRKLRSESPHEVIDIDDNDRQEVIDVDDDDSLIFIKETGSGKSRKPRNGGLLEVGEGSHSATIMKEFYCTICMETLPGVERFPVAGCAHAFCAGCVRQYIAARVEENLLSMGCPDPGCNGGVLHPEECRDIVPPQLFQRWGAALCELALGELKFYCPFKDCSALLIDDDPGPGDGGAEALTNVECPHCNRMFCAQCKVPWHDGVDCAEFQRLGKDERGREDLLLRKVAQERRWQRCPRCKMYVERVAGCQHMSCRCGHSFCYLCGGSTRSGGHRCKGRRTAY from the exons ATGGGAAGCaaggcagcgccgccgccgctggcTGAACACCACTCGTCGCCTGTCATGGCGGCCTCCGCCACCACCGACGGTCCACCCTTCCCCATCTACATCTCATCCGACGAGGACGAGGACGTAGCAGTCCTTGGCTCCTCCAGCAGCCCCGAGGAGATCCAGATCCAGCAGGCCATCCTCCTCTCCATCGGCCTCTCGCTTGACACGACCGGCAtcccctcctcctcggcctccctcTCCGGAACCGACGTCGCCATGCGCAAAGGCAAGCGTAAACTACGATCGGAGTCGCCACATGAAGTCATAGATATAGATGATAATGATAGGCAAGAAGTCATCGATGTAGACGACGATGACAGCCTGATCTTCATCAAAGAGACGGGCAGCGGGAAGTCGAGAAAACCACGTAACGGCGGCCTGTTGGAGGTCGGCGAAGGTTCCCACAGCGCCACGATCATGAAAGAGTTCTACTGCACAATCTGCATGGAGACGCTCCCCGGCGTCGAGCGCTTCCCCGTCGCCGGGTGCGCGCACGCCTTCTGCGCGGGCTGCGTGAGGCAGTACATCGCGGCGAGGGTCGAGGAAAACCTGCTGTCCATGGGCTGCCCCGATCCGGGCTGCAATGGCGGCGTGCTGCACCCGGAGGAATGCCGGGACATCGTCCCGCCTCAGCTGTTCCAGCGCTGGGGCGCCGCGCTCTGCGAGCTGGCGCTCGGGGAACTCAAGTTCTACTGCCCCTTCAAGGACTGCTCGGCGCTGCTGATCGACGACGACCCCGggcccggcgacggcggcgcggaggcgctCACGAACGTGGAGTGCCCACACTGCAACCGCATGTTCTGCGCGCAGTGCAAGGTGCCGTGGCACGACGGCGTGGACTGCGCCGAGTTCCAGCGGCTCGGGAAGGACGAGCGCGGGCGGGAGGACCTGCTGCTGAGGAAGGTCGCGCAGGAGAGGAGGTGGCAGAGGTGCCCCCGGTGCAAGATGTACGTGGAAAGGGTGGCCGGCTGCCAGCACATGAGCTGCAG GTGCGGGCACTCCTTCTGCTACCTTTGCGGCGGCTCCACGAGGAGCGGTGGACATCGTTGCAAAGGCAGGCGTACTGCTTACTGA